One window from the genome of Cryptomeria japonica chromosome 6, Sugi_1.0, whole genome shotgun sequence encodes:
- the LOC131080073 gene encoding G-type lectin S-receptor-like serine/threonine-protein kinase At2g19130 → MNWFLKDHLPFNCFILGLAVLTLQRSCHLFVAAGDTLSLGTSLRENQTIISKNGTFELGFFSPNGTNNWYVGIWYAQILDKTIIWVANRETPITSMPGVFSLSTSGYLTLSDLQGKVIWSSNDTQKAKASRASMLDTGNFVLIDTQNSSQTVWESFENPTDHFMPTMKLSKGLKLYSWKSLVDPAPGPFFLQLNPSPGETDFMLQYKNGVSYYSSGEWTGRYFATMPQAISDTTFRQEFVVVSPTEMYYSYGLTPEASLTIMGREILNWNGQLSFYFLVNNKSWNLVYNSPHTNCEVYGVCGAYGVCLAQANIQSCSCPQGFQPRNATAWRSQQWWLSGCVRRTPLNCSSINGSASGTTDGFLQFSNMSLSYDGVASQNTQESLQGCKTACLNNCSCTAFAFTDSNSAVCKLWFGDLFSMQANSSGGQSSFIRLAASDVPQLSPDADSSSSRVVVLSISIPLGLAVLSTLFIVAWFIQRKRRTLLEEDNNNDASTSLSTFTYKEMKIATNNFAQKLGKGAFGSVFKGTLPDKTLVAVKRLEGSAQAEKQFRAEISTIGNIHHVNLVRLRGFCVDRSERMLVYEYMQNGSLNNFLSRRSKEADKVLDWNTRFGIALGTAKGLLYLHEECRDRIIHCDIKPENILLDADFSPKVADFGLAKLVGRDFSRVLTTTRGTRGYLAPEWLSGVPITVKADVYSFGMTLLEIISGRRNSDLSVQESQHYFPTWAATQIHKGNTIGIVDERIADKADAEEVRRAAVVSIQCIEKDENERPSMAQVVRSLEGKSEGGVEQYERPPQVLVSNHPVKATKMETEVVYAQ, encoded by the coding sequence ATGAACTGGTTCCTCAAGGATCATTTACCATTCAACTGCTTCATTTTAGGTCTTGCTGTGCTTACTCTCCAGCGTAGTTGCCATTTATTTGTTGCTGCTGGAGACACCCTCTCTCTGGGGACTTCTCTGAGGGAAAACCAGACCATCATTTCAAAGAATGGCACTTTTGAATTGGGGTTTTTCAGTCCCAATGGAACCAACAACTGGTATGTTGGCATCTGGTATGCCCAGATACTTGACAAAACCATCATTTGGGTGGCTAACAGAGAAACTCCCATCACAAGCATGCCCGGCGTTTTCTCTCTCTCTACATCTGGTTATCTCACTCTCTCTGATTTGCAAGGAAAAGTCATTTGGTCAAGTAATGATACTCAGAAAGCGAAGGCATCTAGGGCTTCCATGCTGGACACTGGTAATTTTGTTCTTATAGATACCCAAAACAGTTCTCAGACTGTGTGGGAGAGCTTCGAAAATCCCACAGATCATTTTATGCCTACCATGAAGCTTTCGAAAGGCTTGAAATTGTACTCTTGGAAGAGTCTGGTAGATCCAGCGCCTGGGCCTTTCTTTCTCCAATTGAATCCATCTCCAGGAGAGACAGACTTTATGCTGCAGTATAAAAATGGTGTTTCATATTATAGCTCGGGAGAATGGACTGGTAGATATTTTGCCACCATGCCACAGGCAATATCTGATACCACATTTAGGCAGGAATTCGTAGTGGTTTCTCCGACAGAAATGTACTACTCATATGGGCTTACACCGGAAGCTAGTTTAACGATAATGGGGAGGGAAATTCTCAACTGGAATGGTCAGCTATCATTCTACTTTTTAGTAAATAATAAAAGCTGGAACCTGGTTTATAATTCTCCCCATACAAATTGCGAGGTGTATGGCGTATGCGGTGCTTATGGAGTTTGTCTTGCCCAAGCAAATATTCAGTCATGCAGCTGTCCGCAAGGCTTCCAGCCAAGAAACGCTACTGCCTGGCGTTCTCAGCAGTGGTGGTTAAGCGGTTGTGTTCGGCGTACTCCATTAAACTGCTCCTCCATCAATGGCAGTGCAAGTGGCACCACAGATGGTTTCCTTCAATTCAGTAATATGTCGTTATCATATGATGGAGTGGCTTCTCAAAATACCCAAGAGTCTCTACAAGGGTGTAAAACTGCTTGTCTAAACAATTGTTCCTGCACGGCCTTTGCTTTCACTGATTCAAATTCTGCCGTTTGTAAATTGTGGTTTGGCGATCTGTTCAGCATGCAGGCTAATTCATCAGGTGGTCAGTCCTCATTCATTCGATTGGCTGCTTCTGATGTGCCACAGTTGTCACCTGACGCAGATAGTAGCAGCAGCAGAGTAGTTGTGCTCTCCATTTCAATTCCTTTGGGTCTTGCTGTTTTGAGTACTCTCTTCATTGTTGCATGGTTTATTCAGCGCAAGCGTCGAACGCTGCTTGAGGAAGACAATAATAACGACGCATCAACATCGCTCAGCACATTCACCTACAAAGAGATGAAAATTGCGACCAACAATTTTGCCCAAAAGTTGGGAAAGGGAGCCTTTGGCTCTGTCTTCAAAGGAACTCTGCCAGATAAAACCCTTGTAGCCGTGAAAAGATTGGAGGGTTCAGCTCAAGCAGAAAAGCAATTCCGTGCGGAAATAAGCACAATTGGAAACATACATCATGTGAATTTGGTGAGGCTCCGGGGATTCTGTGTAGACAGATCTGAAAGAATGCTTGTTTATGAGTACATGCAAAACGGGTCTCTCAACAATTTCTTGTCCCGCAGGTCCAAAGAAGCAGACAAGGTTTTGGACTGGAATACTAGATTTGGAATCGCTTTAGGCACTGCAAAAGGGTTACTTTATCTCCACGAAGAATGCAGGGATCGCATCATCCATTGCGATATCAAGCCAGAAAATATTCTTCTAGACGCGGATTTCTCTCCAAAAGTGGCTGATTTTGGATTGGCAAAGCTTGTTGGTAGAGATTTCAGCAGAGTGTTGACGACAACAAGAGGAACAAGAGGGTATTTAGCTCCCGAGTGGCTGTCAGGCGTGCCCATAACAGTGAAGGCGGATGTATACAGCTTCGGCATGACCCTGCTCGAAATAATCTCAGGCCGACGAAATAGTGACTTGAGCGTGCAGGAATCTCAGCACTACTTTCCTACTTGGGCAGCAACTCAAATTCACAAGGGAAATACAATCGGTATTGTGGATGAAAGGATTGCAGACAAGGCAGATGCCGAAGAGGTGAGAAGAGCAGCTGTGGTAAGCATTCAGTGCATTGAAAAGGATGAGAATGAGAGGCCGAGCATGGCCCAAGTTGTTCGGAGTTTGGAAGGCAAATCAGAGGGTGGCGTGGAACAATATGAGAGGCCCCCACAAGTGCTGGTTAGCAATCATCCTGTAAAAGCGACTAAAATGGAAACTGAAGTTGTTTATGCTCAGTGA